Proteins encoded together in one Larus michahellis chromosome 4, bLarMic1.1, whole genome shotgun sequence window:
- the ACCS gene encoding 1-aminocyclopropane-1-carboxylate synthase-like protein 1 isoform X2: MSKRLTQTDMNLMEPPLLQYPDWKGHMFLREEVARFLTYYCKAPAPLKAENVIVLNGCGSLFSALATVLCDPGEAVLIATPFYGGITQSVFLYGNVKLVYAYLDSKITGTSTRPFQLTVEKLEKALQDARAEGVTVRALILLNPQNPLGDIYSLSELRDYLEFAKRHELHVIVDEIYMLSVFDESATFHSVLGMDRLPDPQRTHVMWGISKDFAVSGIRFGTLYTENQDVANAVASLCYFHGVCGPVQHKVAQLLRDRDWINQVYLRANHARLKAAHTYVTDELKTLGVPFLNRNAGFFVWIDFRKYLKTGTFEEELLLWRRFLDNKVLLSCGKAFECSEPGWFRIIFADKTHRLQLGMQRIRKVLEEREQEILAEEKEQPCQSDQDGKADSTDEVIFVSRHQEPASAGSSNIGDLIGLLQQQMRSSDWLQKNTAEQFAQEKPEIYDVFTKLVGKQ; this comes from the exons ATGTCTAAGCGG CTGACACAGACTGATATGAATCTGATGGAGCCTCCACTGCTTCAGTATCCTGACTGGAAGGGACATATGTT TTTACGGGAGGAAGTGGCTCGATTTTTGACCTATTACTGCAAGGCCCCTGCACCTCTTAAGGCAGAAAAT GTGATTGTTTTAAATGGCTGTGGCTCGCTATTTTCTGCGTTAGCTACAGTCCTTTGTGATCCAGGGG AGGCCGTTCTGATTGCTACTCCCTTTTATGGTGGTATCACCCAGAGTGTCTTCCTCTATGGTAACGTCAAGCTGGTGTATGCCTATTTAGACAGTAAG ATTACTGGAACAAGCACTCGGCCGTTTCAACTTACAGTGGAAAAACTGGAGAAGGCCTTGCAGGATGCCCGGGCAGAG GGTGTCACTGTAAGGGCCTTAATTCTACTGAATCCCCAAAATCCCCTTGGGGACATCTACTCCTTGTCAGAGCTACGGGATTACCTGGAATTTGCTAAAAG ACATGAATTGCATGTGATAGTAGATGAGATCTACATGCTGTCAGTTTTTGATGAATCAGCCACGTTTCACAGTGTCCTAGGCATGGACAG ATTGCCTGATCCACAGCGGACTCATGTGATGTGGGGAATAAGCAAG GATTTTGCTGTCTCTGGGATTCGTTTTGGTACTTTATATACAGAGAACCAAGATGTTGCTAATGCAGTGGCTTCTTTGTGTTATTTCCATGGGGTTTGTGGACCTGTCCAGCACAAGGTTGCACAGCTGCTTAGAGACAGAG ACTGGATCAACCAGGTATACTTGAGGGCCAACCATGCCCGCCTAAAAGCTGCCCATACGTATGTGACAGACGAGCTGAAGACGCTTGGGGTTCCTTTTCTCAACCGCAATGCAGGCTTCTTTGTCTGGATTGATTTCCGAAAG TACCTTAAGACAGGCACATTTGAGGAGGAGTTGCTGCTCTGGAGACGTTTTCTGGATAACAAGGTCCTCCTGTCCTGCGGTAAAGCCTTTGAATGCAGTGAACCTGGGTGGTTTCGCATCATCTTTGCTGACAAGACCCACCGGCTACAGTTAG GTATGCAACGGATCCGCAAGGTTTTGGAAGAGAGGGAGCAGGAGATACTGGCTGAGGAGAAGGAGCAGCCTTGTCAGTCAGATCAGGATGGCAAAGCAGATAGCACAGATGAAGTCATTTTTGTGTCCCGCCACCAGGAGCCTGCCTCTGCTGGTAGCTCCAACATTGGTGACCTCATTGGCCTCCTGCAGCAACAGATGCGTTCGTCCGACTGGCTACAGAAAAATACAGCCGAGCAGTTTGCACAGGAAAAGCCAGAGATCTATGACGTATTCACCAAACTGGTGGGGAAGCAGTAG
- the ACCS gene encoding 1-aminocyclopropane-1-carboxylate synthase-like protein 1 isoform X3, which yields MCVCVYAGMCLYVDPVYLHVSDISDCAFNGSSRCSQLTQTDMNLMEPPLLQYPDWKGHMFLREEVARFLTYYCKAPAPLKAENVIVLNGCGSLFSALATVLCDPGEAVLIATPFYGGITQSVFLYGNVKLVYAYLDSKITGTSTRPFQLTVEKLEKALQDARAEGVTVRALILLNPQNPLGDIYSLSELRDYLEFAKRHELHVIVDEIYMLSVFDESATFHSVLGMDRLPDPQRTHVMWGISKDFAVSGIRFGTLYTENQDVANAVASLCYFHGVCGPVQHKVAQLLRDRDWINQVYLRANHARLKAAHTYVTDELKTLGVPFLNRNAGFFVWIDFRKESYCSQATFLPISSFISQLLYFRGKRCLPWPLQTSWESQIHEDLSELACMLLTSAHSDDSPSTLRQAHLRRSCCSGDVFWITRSSCPAVKPLNAVNLGGFASSLLTRPTGYS from the exons atgtgtgtgtgtgtctatgcaGGTATGTGCCTGTACGTGGATCCAGTCTATCTCCATGTTTCCGATATCAGTGATTGTGCTTTTAATGGTTCTTCTCGTTGCTCCCAGCTGACACAGACTGATATGAATCTGATGGAGCCTCCACTGCTTCAGTATCCTGACTGGAAGGGACATATGTT TTTACGGGAGGAAGTGGCTCGATTTTTGACCTATTACTGCAAGGCCCCTGCACCTCTTAAGGCAGAAAAT GTGATTGTTTTAAATGGCTGTGGCTCGCTATTTTCTGCGTTAGCTACAGTCCTTTGTGATCCAGGGG AGGCCGTTCTGATTGCTACTCCCTTTTATGGTGGTATCACCCAGAGTGTCTTCCTCTATGGTAACGTCAAGCTGGTGTATGCCTATTTAGACAGTAAG ATTACTGGAACAAGCACTCGGCCGTTTCAACTTACAGTGGAAAAACTGGAGAAGGCCTTGCAGGATGCCCGGGCAGAG GGTGTCACTGTAAGGGCCTTAATTCTACTGAATCCCCAAAATCCCCTTGGGGACATCTACTCCTTGTCAGAGCTACGGGATTACCTGGAATTTGCTAAAAG ACATGAATTGCATGTGATAGTAGATGAGATCTACATGCTGTCAGTTTTTGATGAATCAGCCACGTTTCACAGTGTCCTAGGCATGGACAG ATTGCCTGATCCACAGCGGACTCATGTGATGTGGGGAATAAGCAAG GATTTTGCTGTCTCTGGGATTCGTTTTGGTACTTTATATACAGAGAACCAAGATGTTGCTAATGCAGTGGCTTCTTTGTGTTATTTCCATGGGGTTTGTGGACCTGTCCAGCACAAGGTTGCACAGCTGCTTAGAGACAGAG ACTGGATCAACCAGGTATACTTGAGGGCCAACCATGCCCGCCTAAAAGCTGCCCATACGTATGTGACAGACGAGCTGAAGACGCTTGGGGTTCCTTTTCTCAACCGCAATGCAGGCTTCTTTGTCTGGATTGATTTCCGAAAG GAATCTTACTGCTCTCAAGCCACTTTCCTCCCCATTTCTTCCTTTATATCACAACTGCTGTACTTCAGAGGTAAAAGGTGTCTCCCCTGGCCTTTGCAGACCTCATGGGAATCACAAATTCATGAGGATCTCAGTGAGTTAGCCTGTATGTTACTAACCTCTGCCCATTCTGATGACTCTCCTAGTACCTTAAGACAGGCACATTTGAGGAGGAGTTGCTGCTCTGGAGACGTTTTCTGGATAACAAGGTCCTCCTGTCCTGCGGTAAAGCCTTTGAATGCAGTGAACCTGGGTGGTTTCGCATCATCTTTGCTGACAAGACCCACCGGCTACAGTTAG
- the ACCS gene encoding 1-aminocyclopropane-1-carboxylate synthase-like protein 1 isoform X1, whose amino-acid sequence MCVCVYAGMCLYVDPVYLHVSDISDCAFNGSSRCSQLTQTDMNLMEPPLLQYPDWKGHMFLREEVARFLTYYCKAPAPLKAENVIVLNGCGSLFSALATVLCDPGEAVLIATPFYGGITQSVFLYGNVKLVYAYLDSKITGTSTRPFQLTVEKLEKALQDARAEGVTVRALILLNPQNPLGDIYSLSELRDYLEFAKRHELHVIVDEIYMLSVFDESATFHSVLGMDRLPDPQRTHVMWGISKDFAVSGIRFGTLYTENQDVANAVASLCYFHGVCGPVQHKVAQLLRDRDWINQVYLRANHARLKAAHTYVTDELKTLGVPFLNRNAGFFVWIDFRKYLKTGTFEEELLLWRRFLDNKVLLSCGKAFECSEPGWFRIIFADKTHRLQLGMQRIRKVLEEREQEILAEEKEQPCQSDQDGKADSTDEVIFVSRHQEPASAGSSNIGDLIGLLQQQMRSSDWLQKNTAEQFAQEKPEIYDVFTKLVGKQ is encoded by the exons atgtgtgtgtgtgtctatgcaGGTATGTGCCTGTACGTGGATCCAGTCTATCTCCATGTTTCCGATATCAGTGATTGTGCTTTTAATGGTTCTTCTCGTTGCTCCCAGCTGACACAGACTGATATGAATCTGATGGAGCCTCCACTGCTTCAGTATCCTGACTGGAAGGGACATATGTT TTTACGGGAGGAAGTGGCTCGATTTTTGACCTATTACTGCAAGGCCCCTGCACCTCTTAAGGCAGAAAAT GTGATTGTTTTAAATGGCTGTGGCTCGCTATTTTCTGCGTTAGCTACAGTCCTTTGTGATCCAGGGG AGGCCGTTCTGATTGCTACTCCCTTTTATGGTGGTATCACCCAGAGTGTCTTCCTCTATGGTAACGTCAAGCTGGTGTATGCCTATTTAGACAGTAAG ATTACTGGAACAAGCACTCGGCCGTTTCAACTTACAGTGGAAAAACTGGAGAAGGCCTTGCAGGATGCCCGGGCAGAG GGTGTCACTGTAAGGGCCTTAATTCTACTGAATCCCCAAAATCCCCTTGGGGACATCTACTCCTTGTCAGAGCTACGGGATTACCTGGAATTTGCTAAAAG ACATGAATTGCATGTGATAGTAGATGAGATCTACATGCTGTCAGTTTTTGATGAATCAGCCACGTTTCACAGTGTCCTAGGCATGGACAG ATTGCCTGATCCACAGCGGACTCATGTGATGTGGGGAATAAGCAAG GATTTTGCTGTCTCTGGGATTCGTTTTGGTACTTTATATACAGAGAACCAAGATGTTGCTAATGCAGTGGCTTCTTTGTGTTATTTCCATGGGGTTTGTGGACCTGTCCAGCACAAGGTTGCACAGCTGCTTAGAGACAGAG ACTGGATCAACCAGGTATACTTGAGGGCCAACCATGCCCGCCTAAAAGCTGCCCATACGTATGTGACAGACGAGCTGAAGACGCTTGGGGTTCCTTTTCTCAACCGCAATGCAGGCTTCTTTGTCTGGATTGATTTCCGAAAG TACCTTAAGACAGGCACATTTGAGGAGGAGTTGCTGCTCTGGAGACGTTTTCTGGATAACAAGGTCCTCCTGTCCTGCGGTAAAGCCTTTGAATGCAGTGAACCTGGGTGGTTTCGCATCATCTTTGCTGACAAGACCCACCGGCTACAGTTAG GTATGCAACGGATCCGCAAGGTTTTGGAAGAGAGGGAGCAGGAGATACTGGCTGAGGAGAAGGAGCAGCCTTGTCAGTCAGATCAGGATGGCAAAGCAGATAGCACAGATGAAGTCATTTTTGTGTCCCGCCACCAGGAGCCTGCCTCTGCTGGTAGCTCCAACATTGGTGACCTCATTGGCCTCCTGCAGCAACAGATGCGTTCGTCCGACTGGCTACAGAAAAATACAGCCGAGCAGTTTGCACAGGAAAAGCCAGAGATCTATGACGTATTCACCAAACTGGTGGGGAAGCAGTAG
- the ACCS gene encoding 1-aminocyclopropane-1-carboxylate synthase-like protein 1 isoform X4 gives MNLMEPPLLQYPDWKGHMFLREEVARFLTYYCKAPAPLKAENVIVLNGCGSLFSALATVLCDPGEAVLIATPFYGGITQSVFLYGNVKLVYAYLDSKITGTSTRPFQLTVEKLEKALQDARAEGVTVRALILLNPQNPLGDIYSLSELRDYLEFAKRHELHVIVDEIYMLSVFDESATFHSVLGMDRLPDPQRTHVMWGISKDFAVSGIRFGTLYTENQDVANAVASLCYFHGVCGPVQHKVAQLLRDRDWINQVYLRANHARLKAAHTYVTDELKTLGVPFLNRNAGFFVWIDFRKYLKTGTFEEELLLWRRFLDNKVLLSCGKAFECSEPGWFRIIFADKTHRLQLGMQRIRKVLEEREQEILAEEKEQPCQSDQDGKADSTDEVIFVSRHQEPASAGSSNIGDLIGLLQQQMRSSDWLQKNTAEQFAQEKPEIYDVFTKLVGKQ, from the exons ATGAATCTGATGGAGCCTCCACTGCTTCAGTATCCTGACTGGAAGGGACATATGTT TTTACGGGAGGAAGTGGCTCGATTTTTGACCTATTACTGCAAGGCCCCTGCACCTCTTAAGGCAGAAAAT GTGATTGTTTTAAATGGCTGTGGCTCGCTATTTTCTGCGTTAGCTACAGTCCTTTGTGATCCAGGGG AGGCCGTTCTGATTGCTACTCCCTTTTATGGTGGTATCACCCAGAGTGTCTTCCTCTATGGTAACGTCAAGCTGGTGTATGCCTATTTAGACAGTAAG ATTACTGGAACAAGCACTCGGCCGTTTCAACTTACAGTGGAAAAACTGGAGAAGGCCTTGCAGGATGCCCGGGCAGAG GGTGTCACTGTAAGGGCCTTAATTCTACTGAATCCCCAAAATCCCCTTGGGGACATCTACTCCTTGTCAGAGCTACGGGATTACCTGGAATTTGCTAAAAG ACATGAATTGCATGTGATAGTAGATGAGATCTACATGCTGTCAGTTTTTGATGAATCAGCCACGTTTCACAGTGTCCTAGGCATGGACAG ATTGCCTGATCCACAGCGGACTCATGTGATGTGGGGAATAAGCAAG GATTTTGCTGTCTCTGGGATTCGTTTTGGTACTTTATATACAGAGAACCAAGATGTTGCTAATGCAGTGGCTTCTTTGTGTTATTTCCATGGGGTTTGTGGACCTGTCCAGCACAAGGTTGCACAGCTGCTTAGAGACAGAG ACTGGATCAACCAGGTATACTTGAGGGCCAACCATGCCCGCCTAAAAGCTGCCCATACGTATGTGACAGACGAGCTGAAGACGCTTGGGGTTCCTTTTCTCAACCGCAATGCAGGCTTCTTTGTCTGGATTGATTTCCGAAAG TACCTTAAGACAGGCACATTTGAGGAGGAGTTGCTGCTCTGGAGACGTTTTCTGGATAACAAGGTCCTCCTGTCCTGCGGTAAAGCCTTTGAATGCAGTGAACCTGGGTGGTTTCGCATCATCTTTGCTGACAAGACCCACCGGCTACAGTTAG GTATGCAACGGATCCGCAAGGTTTTGGAAGAGAGGGAGCAGGAGATACTGGCTGAGGAGAAGGAGCAGCCTTGTCAGTCAGATCAGGATGGCAAAGCAGATAGCACAGATGAAGTCATTTTTGTGTCCCGCCACCAGGAGCCTGCCTCTGCTGGTAGCTCCAACATTGGTGACCTCATTGGCCTCCTGCAGCAACAGATGCGTTCGTCCGACTGGCTACAGAAAAATACAGCCGAGCAGTTTGCACAGGAAAAGCCAGAGATCTATGACGTATTCACCAAACTGGTGGGGAAGCAGTAG